The Helicobacter pylori NQ4053 genome contains a region encoding:
- a CDS encoding outer membrane protein, which translates to MRTLLKMLVGTSLLTHALVAKEESAAPSWTKNLYMGVNYQTGSINLMTNIHEVREVTNYQTGYTNIITSVNSVKKLTNMGSNGIGLVMGYNHFFHPDKILGLRYFAFLDWQGYGMRYPKGYYGGNNMITYGVGVDAVWNFFQGSFYQDDISVDIGVFGGIAIAGNSWYIGSKGQELLGITNSSAVDNTSFQFLFNFGLKALFVDEHEFEIGFKFPTINNKYYTTDALKVQMRRVFAFYVGYNYHF; encoded by the coding sequence TTGAGAACCTTGTTAAAAATGTTAGTTGGCACAAGCTTGCTAACACACGCCTTAGTAGCTAAAGAAGAAAGTGCAGCACCTTCTTGGACAAAAAATTTGTATATGGGAGTCAATTACCAAACAGGTTCTATCAATTTAATGACTAATATCCATGAAGTTAGAGAAGTGACTAACTATCAAACCGGTTACACCAATATCATAACTAGCGTTAATAGCGTTAAAAAGCTCACCAACATGGGATCTAATGGGATTGGCTTAGTCATGGGCTATAACCACTTTTTCCATCCGGATAAAATCTTGGGCTTGCGCTATTTCGCTTTTTTAGATTGGCAAGGCTATGGCATGAGATACCCTAAAGGCTATTATGGCGGCAATAACATGATCACTTATGGCGTGGGCGTGGATGCGGTGTGGAATTTCTTCCAAGGGAGTTTCTATCAAGATGATATTAGCGTGGATATTGGCGTTTTTGGGGGGATTGCGATTGCGGGGAATAGCTGGTATATTGGCAGTAAAGGGCAGGAATTGTTAGGCATCACTAATAGCAGTGCGGTTGATAACACCTCCTTTCAATTCCTCTTTAACTTTGGCCTCAAGGCTTTATTTGTAGATGAACATGAATTTGAAATCGGCTTTAAATTCCCCACCATTAATAACAAATACTACACCACTGACGCGCTCAAGGTTCAAATGCGTAGGGTTTTTGCCTTTTATGTGGGGTATAATTACCACTTCTAA
- a CDS encoding phospholipase D-like domain-containing protein, with protein sequence MLNKFKKIVGVGVLVGCLGVLQAKNSLFVLPYEQRDALNSLISGISSARESVKIAIYSFTHRDIARAIKSVASRGIKVQIIYDYESNHNNKQSTIGYLDKYPNTKVCLLKGLKAKNGNYYGIMHQKVAIIDDKIVFLGSANWSKNAFENNYEVLLKTDDTETILKAKSYYQKMLESCVGF encoded by the coding sequence ATGTTAAACAAGTTTAAAAAAATCGTTGGCGTGGGCGTGTTAGTGGGCTGTTTAGGGGTTTTGCAAGCTAAAAACAGCTTATTTGTCTTACCTTATGAGCAAAGAGACGCTCTCAATTCTTTAATTTCTGGGATTAGCAGTGCTAGAGAGAGCGTGAAAATCGCTATTTATAGTTTCACGCATAGAGATATTGCAAGAGCCATTAAAAGCGTAGCGAGTAGGGGGATTAAGGTGCAAATCATTTATGATTATGAAAGCAATCACAATAACAAGCAATCCACTATTGGTTATTTAGACAAATACCCTAACACGAAAGTGTGTTTATTAAAGGGGCTTAAGGCTAAAAACGGGAATTATTACGGCATCATGCACCAAAAAGTGGCGATCATTGATGATAAAATCGTGTTTTTAGGCTCAGCGAATTGGAGCAAAAACGCTTTTGAAAACAATTATGAAGTGCTTCTAAAAACCGATGATACAGAGACGATTCTCAAAGCCAAGAGTTATTATCAAAAGATGCTAGAAAGTTGCGTTGGGTTTTAA
- the gmk gene encoding guanylate kinase — MHNDFNLLILSGPSGAGKSTLTKYLQEKIPKTHFSLSTTTRKPREGEVDGLHYNFVSEEEFKQGIEKGQFLEWAIVHNHYYGTSKIPVEKALKEGKIVIFDIDVQGHEILKKHYPNACSVFISTKNQEILKERLLLRGTDSKETIEKRLINAYKEMQCLESFDYLIINEDLEKSKEIILSIAKTLVYRLKAFNFEKICKAWKNETL, encoded by the coding sequence ATGCATAACGATTTTAATTTACTCATCCTTTCAGGCCCTAGCGGAGCGGGTAAAAGCACCCTTACAAAGTATTTGCAAGAAAAAATCCCCAAAACCCATTTTTCCCTTTCTACCACCACGAGAAAACCCAGAGAGGGCGAAGTTGATGGCTTGCATTACAATTTTGTCAGCGAAGAAGAATTCAAGCAAGGCATAGAAAAAGGGCAGTTTTTAGAATGGGCGATCGTGCATAACCACTATTATGGCACTTCTAAAATCCCTGTAGAAAAAGCCTTAAAAGAGGGCAAAATCGTCATTTTTGATATTGATGTGCAAGGGCATGAGATCCTTAAAAAGCATTACCCTAACGCATGTTCAGTGTTTATTAGCACCAAAAACCAAGAGATTTTAAAAGAGCGCTTGCTTTTAAGGGGGACGGATTCTAAAGAGACGATAGAAAAACGCTTGATCAACGCTTATAAAGAAATGCAGTGCTTGGAGAGCTTTGATTACCTCATCATCAATGAAGATTTAGAAAAATCCAAAGAAATCATCTTAAGCATCGCAAAAACTTTAGTCTATCGCTTAAAAGCGTTTAATTTTGAAAAAATATGCAAGGCTTGGAAAAACGAAACCTTATAA
- the tatA gene encoding twin-arginine translocase TatA/TatE family subunit has protein sequence MGGFTSIWHWVIVLLVIVLLFGAKKIPELAKGLGSGIKNFKKAVKDDEEEAKNEPKTLDAQATQTKVHESSEIKSKQES, from the coding sequence ATGGGCGGATTCACAAGCATATGGCATTGGGTCATTGTTTTATTAGTGATTGTGTTGTTGTTTGGGGCTAAAAAGATCCCAGAGTTGGCTAAGGGTTTAGGCAGTGGGATTAAAAATTTCAAAAAAGCCGTGAAAGACGATGAAGAAGAGGCTAAAAACGAGCCAAAAACCCTAGACGCTCAAGCAACGCAAACCAAAGTGCATGAGAGTAGCGAGATTAAAAGCAAACAAGAAAGTTAA
- the argS gene encoding arginine--tRNA ligase, with translation MHTLIKGVLEEILEEEVIIEYPKDREHGHYATPIAFNLAKVFKKSPLVIAEELALKISTHEKTQGLFDSVVACKGYINFTLSLDFLECFTQKALELKEQFGSQIKSERSQKIFLEFVSANPTGPLHIGHARGAVFGDSLAKIARFLGHEVLCEYYVNDMGSQIRLLGVSVWLAYREHVLKESVTYPEVFYKGEYIIEIAKKANNDLEPSLFKENEETIIGVLSGYAKDLMLLEIKGNLDALGIHFDSYASEREIFKQKDAVFERLEKANALYEKDSKIWLKSSLYQDESDRVLIKEDKSYTYLAGDIVYHDEKFQQNYTKYINIWGADHHGYIARVKASLEFLGYDSNKLEVLLAQMVRLLKDNEPYKMSKRAGNFILIKDVIDDVGKDALRFIFLSKRLDTHLEFDVNTLKKQDSSNPIYYIHYANSRIHTMLEKSPFSKEEILQTPLKNLNAEEKYLLFSALSLPKAVESSFEEYGLQKMCEYAKTLASEFHRFYNAGKILDTPKAKELLKICLMVSLSLTNAFKLLGIEIKTKISAKD, from the coding sequence ATGCACACTCTCATTAAGGGCGTTTTAGAAGAGATTTTAGAAGAAGAAGTCATTATTGAATACCCTAAAGACAGAGAGCATGGGCATTACGCTACGCCCATTGCTTTCAATCTCGCCAAAGTCTTTAAAAAATCGCCCCTAGTTATCGCTGAAGAGTTAGCCCTTAAAATCAGCACGCACGAAAAAACTCAAGGGCTTTTTGACAGCGTAGTGGCTTGTAAGGGCTATATCAATTTCACGCTTTCTTTAGATTTTTTGGAGTGTTTCACCCAAAAGGCTTTAGAATTAAAAGAACAATTTGGCTCTCAAATTAAAAGCGAGCGTTCTCAAAAAATCTTTTTAGAATTTGTGAGCGCTAACCCCACAGGGCCTTTACACATAGGGCATGCTAGGGGAGCGGTGTTTGGCGATAGTCTGGCTAAAATCGCTCGTTTTTTAGGGCATGAAGTTTTGTGCGAATATTATGTCAATGACATGGGTTCTCAAATCCGCTTGTTAGGGGTTTCGGTATGGCTCGCTTACAGAGAACATGTTTTAAAAGAAAGCGTAACTTATCCGGAAGTTTTTTACAAGGGCGAATACATCATTGAAATTGCTAAAAAGGCGAATAACGATTTAGAACCGAGCCTTTTTAAAGAAAATGAAGAGACTATCATTGGAGTTTTAAGCGGCTACGCTAAAGATTTAATGCTTTTAGAAATTAAGGGTAATTTAGACGCTTTAGGCATTCATTTTGATTCCTATGCGAGCGAAAGAGAAATTTTTAAACAAAAAGATGCGGTGTTTGAGCGATTAGAAAAAGCGAACGCCCTTTATGAAAAGGATTCTAAAATCTGGCTCAAATCTTCCCTATACCAAGATGAAAGCGATCGGGTGCTGATTAAAGAAGATAAGAGCTACACCTATTTAGCCGGCGATATTGTCTATCATGATGAAAAATTCCAACAAAATTACACCAAATACATCAACATTTGGGGAGCAGACCACCACGGCTATATCGCTAGAGTGAAAGCTAGCCTTGAGTTTTTGGGCTATGATTCCAACAAACTTGAAGTCTTACTCGCTCAAATGGTGCGCTTGCTCAAAGATAACGAGCCTTACAAAATGAGTAAAAGAGCGGGTAATTTTATTTTGATTAAAGACGTGATTGATGATGTGGGTAAAGACGCTTTGAGGTTTATTTTTTTGAGCAAACGGCTTGACACCCATTTAGAATTTGATGTCAATACTTTAAAAAAGCAAGACAGCTCAAACCCCATTTACTATATCCATTACGCTAATTCGCGCATCCACACCATGCTAGAAAAATCGCCTTTCTCTAAAGAAGAGATCTTGCAAACCCCTTTAAAAAATTTAAACGCTGAGGAAAAATACCTGCTTTTTAGCGCTTTAAGCTTGCCTAAAGCGGTTGAATCTTCTTTTGAAGAATACGGCTTGCAAAAAATGTGCGAATACGCAAAAACCCTCGCTTCAGAATTCCACCGCTTCTATAACGCTGGCAAAATCTTAGACACCCCTAAAGCTAAGGAGCTTTTAAAAATTTGTTTAATGGTGAGCTTGAGTTTAACTAACGCCTTTAAACTTTTAGGCATAGAAATCAAAACCAAAATTTCCGCTAAGGATTAA
- a CDS encoding HugZ family heme oxygenase encodes MLNRIIEHMNAHHVEDMKGLLKKFGQVHHAENVAFKSVDPQGIVIGYNHNQTLRIEFNHEVKDPKDYKNAIIELCQSVEKTHDLKGVEEEVKAFKESFDSVCLATLHPNGHVVCSYAPLMTDGKQYYIYVSEVAEHFAGLKNNPHNVEVMFLEDESKAKSAILRKRLRYKTNARFIERGAEFDKAFDSFIEKTGGAGGIKTIRAMQDFHLIALDFKEGRFVKGFGQAYDILGDKIAYVGDKGNPHNFAHKK; translated from the coding sequence TTGCTTAATCGTATTATAGAGCACATGAACGCTCACCATGTAGAAGACATGAAAGGTTTATTGAAAAAATTCGGGCAAGTCCATCACGCTGAAAATGTCGCTTTTAAAAGCGTGGATCCTCAAGGCATTGTGATTGGTTATAACCACAATCAAACCTTAAGAATTGAATTTAACCACGAAGTTAAAGACCCCAAAGACTACAAAAATGCGATCATTGAATTGTGCCAAAGCGTGGAAAAAACCCATGATTTAAAAGGCGTGGAAGAAGAGGTTAAGGCTTTTAAAGAAAGCTTTGATTCTGTTTGTTTAGCGACCTTACACCCCAATGGGCATGTAGTATGCTCTTATGCGCCTTTAATGACAGATGGCAAACAATACTACATTTATGTGAGCGAAGTGGCTGAGCATTTTGCAGGCCTTAAAAACAACCCCCACAATGTGGAAGTGATGTTTTTAGAAGATGAGAGCAAGGCTAAATCAGCTATTTTGAGGAAACGCTTGCGTTATAAAACCAACGCAAGATTTATTGAAAGAGGGGCAGAGTTTGACAAAGCGTTTGATTCTTTCATTGAAAAAACCGGCGGTGCTGGGGGCATTAAAACCATTCGTGCCATGCAAGATTTCCATTTAATCGCATTGGATTTCAAAGAAGGGCGTTTTGTGAAAGGCTTTGGTCAAGCTTATGACATTTTAGGCGACAAAATCGCTTATGTTGGGGATAAAGGCAACCCACACAATTTCGCTCACAAGAAATAA